TACGACCAGGCGATCGAGACGGCAGGGGAGTCAACGGCGCCGGAGCCGAGCCGAGCCGAGGCGCCGGCTCTCATCATCTACAGCTCCGGGACGACGGGGACCCCGAAGGGCATCGTGCTCAGGCAGCAGGGCGTCGTCGACAACGCCCGGCTGGCGTCGGGCGTCCTCGGCTACCGCGACTCCGACCGGTTCCTCACCCTCCTTCCCACGTACAGCAGCTTCGGCTTCGCCTTCGATTTTCTGCACGCTGGGCTGGTCGGGGCGAGCACGGTCATCACGCCGACGTTCGATGCCGTGGCGGCGGTCGAGCTGATTGAGCGCCACCGGGTCTCCTGCCTGGCCGGGGTGCCGACGATGTTCGTCCGCATGGCGCAGCACATGGCGGGCCGTGACCTGACCTGCCTCCGGCTGATCGACGTGGGTGGCGGCCCGGTGCCCGAGAAGCTCAAGGAGGACCTCCGGAGATCGCTCGGGGTGGAGACGCTGGAGAGCTACGGGCTCACCGAGATCTCGCCGGTCGCCACCGTGCAGCGCCCGGGGGAGCCCGTTCGCCCGGGCTCCTGCGGGCCCGCCCTGCCGGAGATCGAGGCTCGCGTTGTGGACGCGGGCGACCGCGACCTTCCCGCCGGCGCGCCGGGGGAGCTCCTCTTCCGCTGCCGGACTCTCATGATCGGCTACTGGAACCAGCCCGAGCTGACGGCCACCACGCTGCGCGACGGATGGCTGCATTCCGGCGACATCGGGACCATGGACGAGGACGGGCACCTCTACATCCTCGACCGCCTCAAGGACATGATCGTGACGAGCGGCAACAACGTGTACCCCAAGGAGGTGGAGACGGTCATCTTCGAGCACCCGGCGGTGCAGTCGGTGGCGGTGGCCGGCCTCCCCGACGAGGTCCGCGGCGAGACCGTGCACGCCTTCGTTGTGCTCCGTCCGGGCGCAGCGGCCACCGCCGCGGAGATCATCGAGCACTGCCGGCGAAACCTCGCGCGCTTCAAGGTCCCCCGCGGGATCACCTTTGTCGATGAGATGCCGCTGACGGGCTCGGGGAAGATCCGGCGGTTCAAGCTGCGCGAGCTGGCGCGCGCCCACGCGGCCGCCGCGGGAGAACGGGAATGAACAAGTACTTCCTCACGGACGTGCAGCGCGAGTTCCACGAGATGGTGCGGCGGTTCGCCGAGGAGCGGATCGCGCCGCTCGCGGCCGACATCGACGAGCGTGACGAGTTCCCGGCGGGGCTGTTCCGCGAAATGGCCGGCCTCGGGCTCCTCGGGGCGCCGTACCCGCCGGAGTACGGCGGCGGGGGCGCCGACTGCGTCATGGTGGCCCTGCTCCTCGAGGAGGTGTCGC
This Candidatus Rokuibacteriota bacterium DNA region includes the following protein-coding sequences:
- a CDS encoding AMP-binding protein: MFSEAARRAGRATHLVLTDGRPVPYAETLERARRLASVLAGAGIGGGDRVAMFMRNSRELFESYIACGLVGAVAVPVNGLNTARENGLLFADCTPAALVAEASLLDRVPAEVLPGSLTLRLVTVGTAPGWRSYDQAIETAGESTAPEPSRAEAPALIIYSSGTTGTPKGIVLRQQGVVDNARLASGVLGYRDSDRFLTLLPTYSSFGFAFDFLHAGLVGASTVITPTFDAVAAVELIERHRVSCLAGVPTMFVRMAQHMAGRDLTCLRLIDVGGGPVPEKLKEDLRRSLGVETLESYGLTEISPVATVQRPGEPVRPGSCGPALPEIEARVVDAGDRDLPAGAPGELLFRCRTLMIGYWNQPELTATTLRDGWLHSGDIGTMDEDGHLYILDRLKDMIVTSGNNVYPKEVETVIFEHPAVQSVAVAGLPDEVRGETVHAFVVLRPGAAATAAEIIEHCRRNLARFKVPRGITFVDEMPLTGSGKIRRFKLRELARAHAAAAGERE